The following DNA comes from Anopheles coustani chromosome 2, idAnoCousDA_361_x.2, whole genome shotgun sequence.
CCGCACCCGCAGTTCCCGATCTCCTTCCTGCAGATGGCGGTCAAGTTCACGAACGAACCACCATCCGGCGTGAAGGCGGGTCTGAAGCGCACCTACGCCTCGATGTCGCTCGATATGTTCGAATACAGCGACTCGCCGCTGTACGTGCCGCTCATCTACGGCATCTCCTTCCTGCATACGGTGGTCCAGGAGCGACGCAAGTTTGGCCCGCTCGGCTGGAACATCCCGTACGAGTTCAACTCGGCCGACTGGCTGGCGAGCTGCCTGTTTGTGCAGAATCACCTGGAAGCGCTCGACCCGAAGGTGGGCCGGGTAAGCTGGAAAACGCTTCGCTACATGCTGGGCGAAGTGCAGTACGGGGGGCGCGTAACGGATGACTACGACAAGCGCCTGCTGAACACGTTCGCTCGCGTCTGGTTCTCCGATGCCATGTTTGACGAGTCGTTCCGGTTCTACCGCGAGTATCGCATTATGAGGTTCCGCACGCTCGAAGACTATCTCGCGGAGATCGACCGAATGCCGATCATCGATCCACCGCAGGTTTACGGATTGCACTCCAACGCGGACATCACCTACCAAAGCAACACGACCAAGGAGATCCTGGATACCATCTTGTCGATTCAACCGAAAGGTAAGGTGGCACGGGCACAAACGCATTGTCTCCATCGTGCAGACGgttgttattttattcgtCTCTTCTCGTTCTCGTTTGTCGTGCAGAATCAACCGGTGGCGGGGGTGAAACGCGTGAAGTGACCGTCGCAAGGCTGGTGCGGGAAATGCTATCCAAGGTACCGGCCCCATACGATCCGTATGCAGTGAAGGAGCGTCTCCGCGCCATGGGACTCCAGGAGTCGATGaacattttccttcgccagGAAATTGACCGCATCCAGCGCATCTTGTTGCTCGTGCGGCAAACCCTGAACGATTTGCTGCTGGCTATCGACGGCGTTATCATCATGAACGAGCAGCTCCGCGACGCCCTGGACAACATCTACGATGCTCGCGTCCCAACGGTGTGGAAGCGGGGCAGCTGGGCATCCGCTTCCATGGGCTTCTGGTTTACGGAGTTGATCGAACGGAATGTACAGCTCAACGGCTGGTGCTTCCGACGCCGACCGAACATGTTCTGGATGACGGGATTCTTTAACCCGCAGGGCTTCCTTACCGCCATGCGGCAGGAGGTGGCACGCCAGCACAAGGGTTGGGCGCTCGATATGATCACGCTTCACAACGACGTCACGCAGATGCTGACCGAGGAGTGTAAGGTCGCTCCACCGGAAGGTGTTTACGTGTACGGGCTCTACCTGGACGGGGCCGGTTGGGATCGGCGGCACGTACGGCTACAGGAGGCCACCAACAAGGTGCTCTACTCACCCATGCCGGTCATACACGTTTACGCTATCAACTCTACCGCGCCCAAGGATGCCAAACTGTACGAGGTAAGAGACCACACGCGGACGATAACATTCGCACTCACAACACATAATCACTAACACACTTCACTTTCCCCAGAGCCCCGTATATAAGAAGGCGAACCGTACCGATCTCAACTACATCACACCACTGTGGCTGCAGACACTGAAACCACCCGAACACTGGATCCTTCGCGGAGTGGCCCTCCTTTGCGACACAACGTAATTGAGGGAAGACGGGAAAAGGGGTATACATATTGCTGCCAAATCACCTGTAATCACCGCCcgtggaaaatcgatcgatcgaaacaaTAAGCTGTAATGTAGAGAAAtagaggaaataaaaagaatgaatATGAAGGTGAAATGTTGGGAAACGCTACGCTACACTAATTCCATTCTTACGCACTCTGGCTAGATTCTTTTACtatggttgttttattttatgttattctATATAATTGCCTGGATACGCTTATAATTACCTCATACTATgcatctttcttttttatatcttttcttttgttcgttACAAATACCTATCACTTTGAATCTTATCGCTTAAACATGACTTATTACAGGTGCCTCGAGGATcaagggaggggagggagggagtaaaacgaggaaagtgaaaaaggaaacgatttgGTTAGAAGACGACGAGACTGGCGGAAGCGCGGACACCGCgctccttccttccttttcaCTCTAGCctaacaattatatttgttattagcgttgttgttgttgcggttTCGAGCTTGAATTACTACATTACACTTgactgtgatttttttttcttttttcattctctttctCTGGGTGTAGTAAAAGGGGTTTTGGATGCTTGTCTGTAGAAGCACGTACACGTAATAACAACACTTTAAACATAGAAATCACAGCATCCCCTTACGGCCCAGTTTCGCCCGTTCGTAGTTGAGCGCGCGCGATAAACGTAAACGGTACGAGCATATACAGCCCAGCCCCCCACCGCCGTTCCCGGCGCGTCCTTTGTCGGAATCGAGAACGCCAAGAAAATGGAGCAAACTAAAACTCTAACAAACGAGAGAACGAGAAGGGAAGTGTCACACTGCATACCACGCTACCTTATGTCGAGGGACTGATTTTCTGTTCTGCTTTCTTTACTAAAACCTATCTATGCCTATTTGAATAGTAAATAGCATTACTTAAGGATGGGTGGCATTTAAATTTCCCAGTACGCCACGGCCCACGTACGGTAGAGGAGCAGGTTCTCAACAATACTCTCAGCTTGCAAACCCTTTcggtttttgggaaaaaaaaacgagcgtCAGAGGCGAGGTCAGGGAAAACGCGGAACTGCACTAAactaactaaaaaaaatggaaagtgtACCGTCCTTCGTTTTTGCTATTGTGTGATCCCGCCAGCTTCTGAGATCTTGTGCTGGCCGATGATTTATACAATCAGTTTAAGGTTAGAGTTGAGGTTACTACCAAATTCTGCACGGGCCTTGGTTAGACAATGTTGTGGTTAGACGGATTATTTTAGCTGCTGTAGTTTGGTTTCGTTCGGTAGTGAAAGGTCAAATCGGACGATTGCTTCCAGATAAAATGCCGCACAGTTCGGAGATCTATGTTCGGGTCACACGGCTTGGATGGAGcgaaaaaagtaaattgaTTGATTAGAAATGGCGTTTCCAGGGAGGAAATGGGCCCTTCAAACTCACCACATCGTTGCAAAGTAGCTCGATTCGTTCCTCCGCCGGCACTTGGCTGCCCTCGGAGTTGGCATCACTTTGGCTGTTGTTCTGGGAGGAGTTGGAATTGCCGGTGCTGTTGCCGATGGCGGCCGCCGGTAGCTCCGTGCCGAGCACCTTCTCCAGCACATGCTCGCACACCTTCCGACACTGGATGAACTCGTTCGCAATCAGACGTTCCTGGTTGGTGAGATCAAGCTTTTTTGTGAATAAAGGCGAACGGCAAACACATTAACCGAAATAGCCACCACCGCATATGGGACATGAAAAACACATTACAAAACCGATCGAGAGAAAACAAGCCACGAAGAACGCCGCTTTGGGATTGGGGGGGGGTTGAAACATGATTTGCAACCAATCTGGTCTTGTTGTACAGTAACAGTGTTTGTCATGTTATGAACTAGAACCAATGGAGCAGATAAATTCTTACTTTTTTGCTGCGATCTTGCTTAAACATCGACGGATGCGCCAGCAGATAGAAAGGAAGCTTAATGAACTTGGGCAGTGTCCGATCGATCACCACGTTGGTAACCCACGACGGCACGGTATCGCTGAGCAGCGCACTTTCCGTCTCACCCGCCGCATCCTTCACCAGCAACCGGCACACGTTCCGGCCACCCACCTCGCTGAATATGATCGGCGTGTGCTTCGGCACGCTGAAGTATTCGTTTCCCCTAATGTCACCGTCACAACCGTTCTCCATGTCCACCGGGCCGCCCGGCATGTGATGgtgcggtggcggtggtttcCAGTGTTCCAGCAACGCCTGCAGTAACAAGCTGCCATAGTTCACCTTCGGATCCGAGCCAGGTTCCGCGTGCTCCGGTAAACCAGCTTCGGCCGACACCCACGCCGCAAAACAATCCACCTCGTCCTGCCCTAACACTATCATTGGCATCTGGTAGAAATTTGCAAAAGAGAATGTTAATTCAACACTAGCCCATCGTACATCAATCTAGTAGGCGTAGAGTAACACATACCcctgttttcaaatccaccGTGAACCAGTTCGGCACATAGATTCGTTGACTACGCTTTTTAACCTCCTCGTCAAAGTCCACCTTTCCCAGGTCTTCCACTTTCTTCACCTTCAACACGTCGTAGATGGCCACATTCTCCTCCGTGTCGCGTGTCAGCATGAACCGTTTGTCGTTCAGCACGTGATACTTTTTGATTGCAGCGCCACCCTTGATGCATGCCACCTCGTAGCCCTTGCCGGCGGCGCTAGCAGAGGTAGATGCATTCCCGTCCGACCCCGGACCGGTCGATGATATCGTTGAGTTCACCATCGATGGTGTTTCGCCGCTTCCATTGTttatgctgctgcagctgttgGAATAGCTGTAGTTGCACAGCTTGTCCGTTTTGTGTAGCTTCCAGCAGCGAATGTCCGAGTTCCACGTCGTCGCCCATACGCCCGTTTGATCGATGTTGTAGCACATGCTGAGAACAGGCGCCCGCTCCTCGCAGATCAGCACACTGTTGGACGGATTGCGCAGCTCCGTCATGACGATCTTTCGATCCCGGCTGCCCGAGATTACGTGCGAGAAGCCGTCCGTCATCAATAAACACCACACGCCCTCCGAGTGCACGCTGATCGTCTGTATGCAGCGCTGCTGTCCGATGCTCCACAGCTTAATCTTTCCATCCGAGCTTCCCGACACGACCTGCGTGCCATCTTCCGACACCACCAAAGCCTTCACATTTTCCGTGTGTCCCTTCAGCTTTGCAATCTTATTGCACGTCCGCGGGTCCCAGATGCGCAGAGTGTTTTCCGTCGAACCGCTTACGATGATCGTCCCGGAGGGATTCATCGCCAGACTATAGATAGAGTCCTTAGATCCCGATATGCTGGATGCTGTAACGATAAGCAGAAACGGTAAGTTCGTTCACTAACATCCCACttaaccattttctttttcctctcacTTGTCACTGTGTTGTTCGAAGCCGTTAACGCCGTCAAAGTGTTCACGTCCCAAAGGAATATTGCCTTGTCCAGTCCGGCACTAGCGACCTGCTCCCGGTCTTTGGCGTATGCCAGCGCCTGCACGTAGTCGCGATGCGTTCGAAGCGTCGACATGCAGAAGCCTTTATGGGCATTCCATACCTTTACCGTCGTATCACAACTCGCACTTATcactggaaaaaggaaacgatttaTTAACGCCAAACCACCAGTGGACATTCCAGCGGACTTACAGTTTCTTCCACCGCAACAAAGCACGATGTCGTTCACCCAGTCGTTGTGATGTTCCATGCTCTGAATGTAAGGTTCGTGGGAGTTGGTTTGGGTCGAGTTCCACAACCGAATGATGGCATCCCGGCCAGCCGAATAAAGCCGCCCGGTTACACTGTCTAGCTGGAGCGCGTTCACCCCATTTCTATGCCTTTTCTCCTCCGCATCTCTTATAACGAACGAAACCTTAAACAACGGAACCGAATGTTAGTAGTTTCCTTTCGAGTGCGCTGCTTTTTGCTTACCTGCATTTTCTTCCGGCCACCCTGATTATTTTTGTGTGTTAACATCTTCAGGCGGATGTGGGTTCCCCGGGACACGCTGCCCACCGCAGGGGTGCAGTaaaataactaaacaaatactGATGAAGAACAGGTCCAACGCCCACCGCACCTCCCGTGTACCTTCGGTGATGTTCACAGGAACGGTGATAAGTGGGAATAGAATCTTGCAATCAATTCCTCTGCTTCTTCCTCGGGTGCGTGTTTTAACTCCCCCGGAGTGGAGCCGGAGTTGACAACGCAATGACAGCACACCCCAAAACCGATTCCGTCTGCTCGCCGAAGCATTAATTACTAAGTCGTAAGTATCCTGATTTACTGCTGATTTCCCATTTGACTTTCAACCCTACAAGTGCTGGCCATTCGGCGCCGTCCGCCGGACGCAATCCAACACACACCTCCCCTGCAGGAGGCAATATGTATGGACCAGCGTAATAAAAACACCTACGTGCCCATTACCACACGTGAGAGCAGCACCAAAATACGGCCTATTCTTAGCGGATAAGACACATCACTTCTAGATTTTGTAACTCGAACTTAGGTTTTGGGGTGTTTAATGCACCATGCAGCACGCTTTCACATGATTGTATGTACAAATTCATCAATAATTACACAGAAACACTGGAGTTTGCAATGGTTCCATCCAAACCTAGTGTAGAACATGAAGGTTACGTTATGTGGTATATTTTGACAGTTCTCATCGATAGTTCTCATTCTCAAAAGCAACAATTGTTGACAACTAAAAAGTGTTATAATATAATGTTGCCATAATTTTCAACTTAATCGTTTATTATCGAAAGAAATTTCGGAAGTAAAAGTTCAAATGCTGTAGCATCGAATGTTTGGGATGATAACCTTTTACCAGAAAGTATGTAATCGCATCTGCAAGATACTCTGCACTCTGGATATCTGCAATATCGGCTGCTGTACGATGGCTTTCGGATGTAAGATTGGTTTGTTAAAGCTAAATAATAAACGCAATTCATAATAAACATGTGCGATCTGTTTAAAATATGTCAGATATATATCTTTCACAAATCGTTCATTATTTTTACGCCAACGTTGGTTTCAAGGGCTACCTATATCAAATCTTGATGAGGAGTCATGGATGGTGCATGACATAGGTGTAGAATTGCTCTGCTGCGGACGCTTCGAAACAAATATCAACAGGATATATCAGACTATGTCAACAATAATGTGTTCT
Coding sequences within:
- the LOC131267712 gene encoding WD repeat-containing protein 48 homolog isoform X1; its protein translation is MLTHKNNQGGRKKMQVSFVIRDAEEKRHRNGVNALQLDSVTGRLYSAGRDAIIRLWNSTQTNSHEPYIQSMEHHNDWVNDIVLCCGGRNLISASCDTTVKVWNAHKGFCMSTLRTHRDYVQALAYAKDREQVASAGLDKAIFLWDVNTLTALTASNNTVTTSSISGSKDSIYSLAMNPSGTIIVSGSTENTLRIWDPRTCNKIAKLKGHTENVKALVVSEDGTQVVSGSSDGKIKLWSIGQQRCIQTISVHSEGVWCLLMTDGFSHVISGSRDRKIVMTELRNPSNSVLICEERAPVLSMCYNIDQTGVWATTWNSDIRCWKLHKTDKLCNYSYSNSCSSINNGSGETPSMVNSTISSTGPGSDGNASTSASAAGKGYEVACIKGGAAIKKYHVLNDKRFMLTRDTEENVAIYDVLKVKKVEDLGKVDFDEEVKKRSQRIYVPNWFTVDLKTGMPMIVLGQDEVDCFAAWVSAEAGLPEHAEPGSDPKVNYGSLLLQALLEHWKPPPPHHHMPGGPVDMENGCDGDIRGNEYFSVPKHTPIIFSEVGGRNVCRLLVKDAAGETESALLSDTVPSWVTNVVIDRTLPKFIKLPFYLLAHPSMFKQDRSKKERLIANEFIQCRKVCEHVLEKVLGTELPAAAIGNSTGNSNSSQNNSQSDANSEGSQVPAEERIELLCNDVPCDPNIDLRTVRHFIWKQSSDLTFHYRTKPNYSS
- the LOC131267712 gene encoding WD repeat-containing protein 48 homolog isoform X2, which encodes MLTHKNNQGGRKKMQVSFVIRDAEEKRHRNGVNALQLDSVTGRLYSAGRDAIIRLWNSTQTNSHEPYIQSMEHHNDWVNDIVLCCGGRNLISASCDTTVKVWNAHKGFCMSTLRTHRDYVQALAYAKDREQVASAGLDKAIFLWDVNTLTALTASNNTVTTSSISGSKDSIYSLAMNPSGTIIVSGSTENTLRIWDPRTCNKIAKLKGHTENVKALVVSEDGTQVVSGSSDGKIKLWSIGQQRCIQTISVHSEGVWCLLMTDGFSHVISGSRDRKIVMTELRNPSNSVLICEERAPVLSMCYNIDQTGVWATTWNSDIRCWKLHKTDKLSINNGSGETPSMGYEVACIKGGAAIKKYHVLNDKRFMLTRDTEENVAIYDVLKVKKVEDLGKVDFDEEVKKRSQRIYVPNWFTVDLKTGMPMIVLGQDEVDCFAAWVSAEAGLPEHAEPGSDPKVNYGSLLLQALLEHWKPPPPHHHMPGGPVDMENGCDGDIRGNEYFSVPKHTPIIFSEVGGRNVCRLLVKDAAGETESALLSDTVPSWVTNVVIDRTLPKFIKLPFYLLAHPSMFKQDRSKKERLIANEFIQCRKVCEHVLEKVLGTELPAAAIGNSTGNSNSSQNNSQSDANSEGSQVPAEERIELLCNDVPCDPNIDLRTVRHFIWKQSSDLTFHYRTKPNYSS